One genomic segment of Alphaproteobacteria bacterium includes these proteins:
- the arsB gene encoding ACR3 family arsenite efflux transporter, with protein MSLFERYLSLWVALCIVAGVALGHWFPAVFQAVGAAEIAQVNLPVAVLIWLMIIPMLIRVDFAALGRVREHWRGIGVTLFINWAVKPFSMAALGWFFIGHLFAPWLPADQIDSYIAGLILLAAAPCTAMVFVWSSLSDGEPGFTLTQVALNDTIMVFAFAPIVGLLLGLSAITVPWQTLMLSVGLYIVVPVILAQIIRGLAQARGGLVGLGRLLAALQPVSLVALLTTLVLLFGFQGQQIIAQPLIIALLAVPILIQVYFNSGLAYLLNRATGEAHCVAAPSALIGASNFFELAVAAAIGIFGFTSGAALATVVGVLIEVPVMLSVVRIVNASKRWYESGPAVARRRDAEAGRCEQPDTNPIR; from the coding sequence ATGTCCCTGTTCGAACGCTACCTGAGCCTGTGGGTCGCGCTGTGCATCGTGGCCGGCGTCGCGCTCGGCCACTGGTTTCCCGCGGTCTTCCAGGCCGTCGGCGCGGCCGAGATCGCGCAGGTCAACCTGCCGGTCGCGGTGCTGATCTGGCTGATGATCATCCCGATGCTGATCAGGGTCGATTTCGCCGCCCTGGGGCGGGTGCGCGAGCACTGGCGCGGCATCGGCGTGACCCTGTTCATCAACTGGGCGGTCAAGCCGTTCTCGATGGCGGCGCTGGGCTGGTTCTTCATCGGCCACCTCTTCGCGCCCTGGCTGCCGGCCGACCAGATCGACAGCTACATCGCCGGCCTGATCCTGCTGGCGGCGGCGCCGTGCACGGCCATGGTCTTCGTCTGGAGCAGCCTCAGCGACGGCGAGCCGGGCTTCACGCTGACGCAGGTCGCGCTCAACGACACGATCATGGTCTTCGCCTTCGCGCCGATCGTCGGGCTGCTGCTCGGGCTGTCGGCGATCACCGTGCCGTGGCAGACGCTGATGCTGTCGGTCGGCCTCTACATCGTCGTGCCCGTGATCCTCGCCCAGATCATCCGCGGCCTCGCGCAGGCGCGGGGCGGCCTGGTCGGCCTCGGCCGGCTGCTGGCGGCGCTGCAGCCGGTGTCGCTGGTCGCGCTGCTGACGACCTTGGTCCTGCTGTTCGGCTTCCAGGGCCAGCAGATCATCGCCCAGCCGCTGATCATCGCCTTGCTCGCCGTGCCGATCCTGATCCAGGTCTATTTCAACTCCGGCCTGGCCTACCTGCTCAACCGCGCCACCGGCGAGGCGCATTGCGTGGCGGCGCCCTCGGCCCTGATCGGCGCCAGCAATTTCTTCGAGCTCGCCGTCGCCGCGGCGATCGGCATCTTCGGCTTCACCTCGGGCGCAGCGCTCGCCACCGTGGTCGGCGTGCTGATCGAGGTGCCGGTGATGCTGTCGGTCGTGCGCATCGTCAACGCCAGCAAGCGCTGGTACGAATCCGGCCCCGCCGTCGCCCGCCGGCGCGATGCGGAGGCGGGGCGCTGCGAACAGCCGGATACGAATCCCATCCGCTGA